One window from the genome of Maylandia zebra isolate NMK-2024a linkage group LG18, Mzebra_GT3a, whole genome shotgun sequence encodes:
- the LOC101471041 gene encoding chemokine XC receptor 1-like, with translation MASVTSGLSNDAEYMCNTNAPTITGPLFILIFILSIIGNSLLLCVLFIYEGLKSITNIFILNLACSDLIFTITLPFWAVHHLHHWVFGDFICKFMTAAFFVGLYSSVILLTAMTVARFIRVVLPNWKNNRALRKKCAVGACIAAWIISISASLTDATKVKFENLDGENYCYDESEDKLGHYLQVSLLFFLPLAIIIFCYSAILKTVLQGLNRKKHKTIAVLLCIVAAFFICWGPYHIMLLITSLYKPKGCKAEERLEVAYHISEMLAYSHCCMNPLLYMLSKKLRKHLLNLLRCENVRRKKRERDTRQNVAFTADSPHSQSLN, from the coding sequence ATGGCAAGCGTCACATCTGGACTGAGTAATGATGCTGAATACATGTGTAATACTAATGCTCCCACCATCACTGGACCCCTTTTCATTTTGATCTTCATCCTCAGTATCATAGGCAACAGCCTCCTCTTATGTGTTCTTTTCATCTACGAGGGCCTGAAAAGTATCACAAATATTTTCATCCTGAACCTGGCCTGCTCTGATTTGATCTTCACCATCACACTTCCATTTTGGGCTGTTCATCACCTACACCACTGGGTCTTTGGGGACTTTATCTGCAAATTCATGACTGCTGCATTCTTTGTTGGTTTGTACAGCAGTGTCATTCTGCTGACTGCCATGACAGTGGCACGTTTCATTAGGGTGGTGCTGCCAAACTGGAAAAATAATCGTGCTCTAAGAAAGAAGTGTGCAGTTGGTGCTTGTATAGCTGCCTGGATCATCAGCATCTCAGCGTCCCTGACGGATGCAACAAAAGTAAAGTTTGAAAACTTGGATGGTGAAAACTATTGCTATGATGAATCTGAAGACAAGCTTGGACATTATCTCCAAGTGTCACTGCTATTCTTCCTCCCACTGGCCATCATTATTTTTTGCTATTCTGCAATCCTCAAGACAGTTTTACAAGGTTTAAATAGAAAGAAGCACAAGACTATAGCTGTGCTGTTGTGTATTGTTGCAGCCTTTTTCATTTGCTGGGGGCCATACCATATTATGCTTTTAATTACTTCCCTTTATAAACCCAAAGGTTGCAAGGCAGAGGAACGGTTAGAAGTTGCCTACCATATTAGTGAAATGCTTGCCTATTCTCACTGCTGTATGAACCCTCTGCTATATATGCTCTCAAAGAAGTTGCGAAAGCATCTTTTGAATCTTTTGCGCTGTGAAAatgtgcgcagg